The Solanum dulcamara chromosome 2, daSolDulc1.2, whole genome shotgun sequence region ACCTAAGAACACTACTTATTAGCCACTCATCTCTTTTTGCTATCATATATCTGCACACGAATAGTACAAAAGGTCGTCAATTGAATTTCTAATGCAATCAAAGCGGAGAAATGAGAGACCAATTGTTTTCTACAAATGTAAATTTCCTTCAATCTAATTCTCTCCCATGGAGTCAACTGTCTACATGAATAACAACCCAAATCTTGTAGCTGGACAGGCTTGTCCACGAATGAATCACACTACAGACTACGGAGAAAATATTGAGTGTAAAGACAGCGGGCAAAATGGTCTGCAAGATTAATGTCGTCTGTGGATAAATTAATGCCAAAGCTTGCAACAAAAACCATTCCGTGGCCTCTTGCTGGATACTATTTCTGAAAAGGTATCAAGCAATTGACCAGCCAAGCTACTTGGATCATCAATTAGCGTTTGAATGAAGGTATTTACCACCCTACGTTCCTGCTCCGTTGATCGCAAACTAAACCAAGTAAGCAACTTTAACCTGAATTCCTTCTCAATCAGACCCTGACATTCCAGCCAGCGGATGATCTTGACACAATATTCAAAGTTCTCATCCAAGCCTCCTGTACGAATTTGGATAGGTGAACCATTGATTAGGGTGCTGTCAGAGTCATGTGTCTCACCATTATTGCTAGCTCCCCTCTTCCGACAACCTTCCATCTGAGAATCACCAGCTGACACATCTCCATTCTTCCCCTGGTTCCAGTTTTGGGAATCTCCACTACCATGTGATCTGGCAAGACCGTTCCTCTCATTGTCATGAGAGGTGGCATCATCATCTGCTTCAACAGTCAGCTCTAAAGTGCAGCAGTTATCTTCATCTCTGGACGAAGGGGTTAACTCTTCATTTAAATCGGGTACTGAAGCAACATTTAAGTCAAGCTGGCGAGAAGTAGATGGTTTCCTCTCTTCCTGTACAGGTTCAGGCTTAACAGTACAAGACTCACAGCATTTAGTAGATCCAGGTCCAGAGAATCCCTCTAAACAGCCTTGCTGTTGAGCCCATGCAAGTCTTAGAATTTTACCAAGGTCCCGGACCTTGAAGCCAGAATCGAATTCAATGTCTTTTCCAGTGTAGTAGCCTTCCTTGGAGCCAGAGCTTCCTCCAGTATCCTGATTGACCTGCCTTTTGTGTCCTGCTACTATATTAGATTTCCTGTGAATTATCTCAACACTCTTTGTGAAACACTTTGCCTCAGAGTGTCCCACATCACTTGCCTCTGTATAAGAAACTATCCGAAAAGAATACTCTGTGCAAGGCTGCAAATTTGATATCAAAATCCTTCTCTGAGTTCTTGGAAAGACACAGACAGGTTCG contains the following coding sequences:
- the LOC129880480 gene encoding VIN3-like protein 1; the protein is MSEQLPKLSKKQLKTQEQKRVSSSPKDHTSRKQLRKGENPLRILSATEQCADVKCSNSWICKNSACRATISIDDTFCKRCSCCICHLFDDNKDPSLWLECTSESGQGDSCGLTCHVECALQRGKVGVVDLGQLMQLDGSYCCASCGKVSGILGFWKKQLCVAKDARRVDVLCYRIYLSFRLLDGTSRFEELHEIIKEAKAKLEMEVGPVNGVSSKMARGIVSRLSIASDVQSLCSIAIEKGDECLATKTSKLPNSSEGSLPAACKFLFEEVTSSSVVIVLIEVSAASSDDVKGYKLWYCMAREDTYTNEPVCVFPRTQRRILISNLQPCTEYSFRIVSYTEASDVGHSEAKCFTKSVEIIHRKSNIVAGHKRQVNQDTGGSSGSKEGYYTGKDIEFDSGFKVRDLGKILRLAWAQQQGCLEGFSGPGSTKCCESCTVKPEPVQEERKPSTSRQLDLNVASVPDLNEELTPSSRDEDNCCTLELTVEADDDATSHDNERNGLARSHGSGDSQNWNQGKNGDVSAGDSQMEGCRKRGASNNGETHDSDSTLINGSPIQIRTGGLDENFEYCVKIIRWLECQGLIEKEFRLKLLTWFSLRSTEQERRVVNTFIQTLIDDPSSLAGQLLDTFSEIVSSKRPRNGFCCKLWH